The genomic region GCGAAATTTGGTGTGATGAGCGGTCATTTCCCGACGAGAAAAAGTCGTGTCTACAACAATCATTTATGCGACACCTATCATTGTGGTAGATCTTAGAAAGCTGTGAGTTGCGACTCACCATGAAGTGCTTAATAGGAGGTTTGCATCGTTCGACGATCCAAGTGCACTGCTGGATTTTCATGCTGGGAAGTAAAAGACCGTAttgttaaaacaaatgtttcgcAAAACCAAAAGATCAATTTCGATCCGGATCCACATCCTTCAATCGCAATATGTTTGATAGTAAATCATTCCTTTAATAAGCTTTGGGTTTCCTGTTATCCCTTCCACCAGCACATCCGTACGCTGAAGATTCCCGGCAAAGAAATAACGTCCCTCTCGTGGGAAGGCAAATCGCTCCGGATCGCTTTGTCGGTGGATTCGTTCATTTACTTCGCAAACATCCGGCCGGACTACAGTTGGTGCTACTTCAACCGTACCGTCTGCTACCAGGAGGCGGGTGGTGGTGCCGGGGGCGACGACACGGATTCGGTAACGTTCTGGGACACCAACTCGAATCAGTGCTACGCGAAGCAGATCGaaccgatgatgtcgatggcCTCCTCGGCTGACCACTGCGTGATCGCCGTTGAGACACGCATGACCGGCAAGGAGTTCAGCGTTGTGAGCGAGGGCAAGGGGAAGGATCTGATGTACCAGCTGCTGATATGCAACTCGATCAGCACGACGGTGGATTGTAGGTTCATTTATTTACAGACGAAGACTAGGTCGCAATTAGTTAATAATCTTTACCACATGGTTCTCTTCACCATCAGCCAAATACATCGACATTAGACCGGAGTTTGTAACAATGAACACAACGCACGTGATCGTGGCGTCGAAGGATCACTTTCTGCTCTGGCATTATCATACACCGAAGGTAAGTCCGCTCCGCCACGAGTTCTGGAAGTAATTTGATTGCCAACGCAAGCTCTTTCCCTTCATGTCCAGGGGGCCTCCACGTTGCACGCGAACCTCAAGACGAGACGCGATCGCAGGTACCACATCGACGACACGCCCGCCCTGGAAGTGCTAAACGATCTCGACTCGAAAACGGCCCACGAAATCCCACCCAGAGTGGACCCGAGCCAGGATCCGATCTGTTGCCTGGCATCGTCGGAGAATTTGCTTTTGATTGGCCGGGAGAGTGGCCTCATCCACGAGTACACGCTGCCCCATCTGGTGCTGCGCAACCGACACTATCTGCAGACGCGCAGCTACAAGTTGGCGATCAACTGTTTCTCGACCCGAGCGGCCATGATCGACTGCAATGGCGTGCTGACGACGCTGACTCTCCGTGACGACACGAGCAACGAACTGGAGCAATCGAGCGGCCACATCGAACGGAAGGACGTGTGGGCCATCTGCTGGGCGAAGGACAACCCGCAGCTGCTGGCCATCATGGAGAAGACGCGCATGTACATCCTGCGCGGGGCCGACCCGGAGGAACCGATCACCTGCTCCGGCTACATCTGCCACTTTGAGGAGCTGGAAATCACGGGCGTCCTGCTGGACGACATCATCAAGGGTGGTGCGACGCCGAACGTGAAGGAGCATCTCGTGCAGTTGCGCGTCAAATCGCTGCGCGACACGGAGGACCTGCTGGCGCACGTCGGGATCGCCGAGGCGAAGCAGTTCATCGAGGATAACCCACACCCGCGGCTGTGGAGACTGCTGGCGGAGGCATCGCTGAAGAAGCTGGACCTCgagacggccgaagcggcgttcGTGCGATGCAGCAACTATCCGGGCATTCAGCTGATCAAGCGCCTCAGGACAATCCAGCTGGAAGCGCTGCAGCGGGCCGAGATCGGCGCGTTCTTCGGCGAGTTCGATGAGGCGGAAAAGCTGTACATGGACGTGGATCGACGGGATTGCGCGGTTCGGTTGCGCCAGACGCTGTGCGATTGGTTTCGCACGGTGCAGCTGTATCGGCTCGGGCCGGGCACGTCCGACCAGCAGATGGAGAACGCGTGGCGCGAGATCGGCCACCACTACATGAACATGCGCGCCTGGGACAGCGCCAAGGAGTACTACGAGAAGGCGCACCACATCGAGGGCCTGATGGACGCGCTGTACGGTTTGGAGCAGTACGACGAGCTGGTCGGCTGCATGCACAAGCTCCCCGAGAAGAGCCCGCAGCTGGCGAAGCTGGGCCAGATGCTGGCCACGGTGGGGATGTGCGAGCAGGCGGTCGCCGCCTACCTCAAGCTGGGCGACGTCAAGTCGGCCGTCTCCAGCTGCATCGGCCTGCGGCAGTGGGGACTGGCGGTGGAGCTGGCGCAAAAGTACAAGATGCCCCAGATCAACACGCTGCTGAGCAAGCACGCGGCCCAGCTGCTGCAGGAGGGCAAGCTGCCGGAAGCGATCGAGCTGCAGCGGAAGGCGGGCCGCTACCTGGACTCCGCCCGGCTACTGCTGAAGATGGCCGAGGCGGAGGTGGAGAAGAAGTCCGACTACGTGCGCATCAAGCAGCTGTACGTGCTGTCGGGGCTGCTCGCGGAGGAGTACATCGAAAAGCAGATGGCGCTGCAGGCGGGCGGCCCAAGCCGAGCGGCGGTCCTGGCCCAGCTCAATCCGGACGATGCGGTGCTGATCGAGCAGATATGGCACCACGCGGAGGCGTACCACTATATGCTGCTGGCACAGCGACAACTGCGCTCCGGGTTGCTGCATAGCGCCGTCATTAGCGCGCTCCGGCTGCGCGAGTACGAGGACGTGCTGGACGTGGAGGTGCTGTACGCGCTGCTCGCCCTGGCCAGCTGTGCCGATCGCTCGTTCGGCACCTGCTCGAAGGCGTTCATCAAGCTGGAGGCGATCGAGACGATCTCCGAGGGTCGTCGGCTGCAGTACGAGGAGCTGGCCATCAGCATCTTCTCGCGCTACGACCCGAAGGACAACAAGGTGAAGCACGTCAGCTGTTACACCTGCGAGACGCCGGTGGCCGACTGCAGCACGCTCTGTCCCAGCTGCGGCAATCGCTTTCCGCCGTGCATCGCGTCCGGACAGCCGCTGACCAATCCGACCGGCGCCTGGCAGTGTTCCGGTTGCTACCACGTCGCGCACCCGCTGGAAATGACGTCACGCAAGACGTGCCCCCTCTGCCATCTCTGGCTGATCGCGCCGGCGAAGGGAGCGGTGGagatttaatgttttactgcacacaaacacacatgctTATTACGTACCTGCGTTCAAGTTTATCGAACACTCCGTTTATCATGATCTTTTCTTAAGGTTAGTACACATTATTCAAATCTATTGTTTCCCAACAGATGAAACAGTTAACTGATAGTTACAATACCTACGATGCGATGTTCCCattatgttattttcatttatcataTTACTTTTAACATcaacatttttacatttttgggaagctacattcgaaaaggtttaaaaaagaattaagTATGAcagttttcaaattattatgAATATGCAAAGAAGATGTTTTAGATATTGTTGGGAAACCAATCATCGGGCAGTATGAAACGTCGATAACGCTTTCAATTGCAATAAATGTAACACACCAAAATAAACTCAGAAGGACTCCGtggaaaaatggtttaaatGATTGGTAACGAATTACTGGATGATTAACGTGATTAAGTTGACAACCTATGATGAAATTACTCCTagtagaaagaaaatgaaacgtaATAAAGTTAAATAGGTAAATAAGACACTGGACAACTTCTTCAAACTTACTCTACCTACcttcttatttaaaaatacttacTCTGCCTACCTACAGCGCAGGAACCGATAGGAGGGTTTCTAAAGTAGAACCACAGTTAATATCCTTAGCGAGGGCAAGAAAACTTTACATtttgatttataaattttgaacCATGAAGTGAAGTTATACAAAAGCCCTAGGAACGAAAAAACTCACCACAAACCCAGAAACACACCTTTCGGATATTTTGATTAAATACTATCAAGCATGTTGTTTATTTGAGGTAGAACTTAAGTGCGAGTTTATTGCTCAATAAGTTTCTGGTCCTTACATTAACATAGTTTCTAATACAAGTTTGGTAATAATTAGTTGTATTCTTTAATATGTTATCAAATTTACAAGATTTCTATTTTACAACTAACAAATCGATCAAGTCGACAACATCTGACTTTGCGGCCGCATCTATTTATCTCGACGGATTAATCGAATTCGTCTAGATTATTGACATTGTTTGGGCTTGCTGTTAATTCTGCGTCAATTCAtcctttcaaaatttgatttaatttcgacgtaaatttcatgttttgcgTCCACAGTAGAAAGTTGCTTCCAATCTGTTAAAAATCTATCAATATCCGTACCCGTTAGTTTTGATTCACTTAACCGTTTTGAAAACATCGAAGCCCATTCTTTAACCGAAACGGAATTATTTGCAGGCAACTCATTTCGTATAATAAAGTCTGCAATGAGAACATTATCCAACAACGcataataaaacacattatGATTTTCGGAATCCAGTTGACTGAAGGAGTCGAAaggatctttctccatcaaataagtgaatatttctaatttgtttgaagcattttcacTATTGCTCACGCAGAAGAAGAAAGCATTCCAGTTCCTTGCTTTTTCAGGgatttccttcgcatcaaaaccataatgttctatgagacatttcgccaaagttaacGAACCCTTCctgcaagcgatatgcagaagattccAGCCCGTTTCATTGCTTTTCCAGTTCAGCTCTCCAGTTCTTTTCAAgcaatcgcaaatgatctttaccgacttttcatcaactaAATTATTTCGCTCAAAGTAATCAATTTTGCCGTAGCTATTGAGGATACCattttttaacttgtccatcaacacagggattcgctcttcgataggaagatgttcctgcaatttactctctcgtttgaaaatatccttgccaatttctttattataagccgtcgcataccaaaagacgctctttccattcgaatccagttgaccgaaacagtcgaaaggatctttctccatcaaataagtgaatatttccagtttgtttgcagcatttttactgttgcacacgcagtagaagaaagcgttccgcttgttttctttttcattgatttccttcgcatcaaaaccatcatgttcaatgagacatttcgccaaagttaaccaaccctccatgcaagcgatatgcagaagattcctGCCCGTTTCATTGCTTATCCAGTTCAgttctttatttgttttcaatcgatcgaaaatgatctttaccgacttttcatcaaccaaatgattttgttcaaattgaaGAATCTTGCTGTAGCAATTGAGGGTACCACTttttaacttgtccatcaacaaAGGGATTCGCTTTTtgataggaagatgttcctgcaatttacactctcgtttgaaaatatccttaccaatttctttattataagccgtcgcataccaaaagacgctctttccattcgaatccagttgaccgaaacagtcgaaaggatctttctccatcaaataagtgaatatttccagtttgtttgcagcatttttACTGTTGCTCACGCAgaagaagaaagcgttccgcttgttttctattttattgattttcttcgCATCAAAAGCATAATGGTCgatgagacatttcgccaaagttaaccaaccctcctcgcaagcgatatgcagaagattcctAACCCGTACATTGCATTTCCAGTTCAGTTCTCcatttgttttcaagtaatcgcaaatgatcttaaccgacttttcatcaaccaaatgattttgttcaaatttaagAATCTTGTCGTAGACTTTGAGGTTTccactttttaacttttccatcaacacagggattcgctcttcgataggaagatgttcctgcaatttccattctcgtttgaaaatatccttaccaatttcttcattattatCCGTCgtataccaaaagacgctctttcccttcgaatccagttgaccgaaacagtcgaaaggatctttctccatcaaataagtgaatatttccagtttgtttgcagcatttttactgttgcacacgcagtagaagaaagcgttccgcttgttttctttttcattgatttccttcgcatcaaaaccatcatgttcaatgagacatttcgccaaagttaacAAACCCTCCCAGCAAGCATAATGCAGAAGATTCCTGCCCGTTTGTTCGTCTCTGTAGTCGAgttctccagttgttttcaagtaatcgcaaatgattTTGACTGGCTTTTCctcaaacaaataattttgctcAACTTCAAAAATCTTGCCGTAAGTATTACGGCGAGAGTTTgttaacttgtccatcaacaaATAGATTCGCTCTTCGATCGGAAGATGTTTCTGCAATTTAcattctcgtttgaaaatatccttacTAATTCCATCATTATTAATcctcgcataccaaaagacgctcttttcCTTCGAATCCAATTGACCGAAACAGTCGAAAGGatctttttccatcaaataagtgaatatttccagattttttgaagcattttcactgttgcacacgcagtagaagaaagcgttccagttattttcttctttattgatttccttcgcatcaaaaccataattttCAATAAGACATTTTCCTAAAATAAACCATCCATTTGTAATGGCAATGTGCAAAAGATTCCTACCATTTTCATCGCGGTATCGAAGTTCCCCGATTGATTCCAGAGTGTCACAAATCAATTTACATTTCGTTTCATCTTTCAAATGTGTGTATTGAAGATATTCTAACATGTCCTTTGCATCAAAACCTGATGTTTTGAGGACATTAATCAAATCAATAATCTGCGCGAAATTAAAATCTTGCAACTTCTTCTTAAATTTCCTCTGGAGGATGTAATCACAAATGTTACGATTATTCTTGGCGgcataataaaaaacactttttccatTCAAATCCAGATATTCGAAAAAATCAATAGGGTCCTTTTCTATCATATACAAAAAACTACGTGTTTCGCTTTCATTATTACGTTTGTCTTCTGACACACAATAGAAAAATGCgttccaattgttttctttttcattgatttcctcaacaccaaaaccaaaatctACAATTAGACATTTTACTAAAACATCCCAATCTTCCAGAATGGCGATGTGTAAAAGATTCCTTCCTTTTTCATCGTGGTATCGAAGTTCCCCGACTGATTCCAGAGTATCACAAATCAATTTACATTTCGTTTCATCACGTAAACGTGAATATTGAAGATGTACTAACATGTCCTTTGCATTCAAGCTTGATTCTTTAAgtaattttatcaaatcaaaGATCTGAACTGAGTTCAAATCCTCCAACTGCTTCtcaaattttctttgaatGATGTAATGAGAAATCTTCCTGCTATTTTTAGctgcataataaaaaacactCTTTTCTTTCGCATCCAATTGACTAAAACAATCCACAGGATCTTTCTCTAGCATGTGAACGAAGATATGTTTGTTATTATCATCCCTTCCGCAACTTGATACGCAGtaaaagaaagcgttccaattgttttctcttgtatttatttccttcGGTTGGAATCTGTAATGTTCCATGAGACATTTGACCAAATTTAAATCACCATAGCCAACCGcaaattgtaataaatttcTACCTTTTTTATAAGTGCCTGTAAGATCTCTCTTATCGACAAGAAAATGATATGAGCTTAAACAACACCACTTTATTTTACAGGTCAGGCAAATTTGCCTAATAAAATGATTGTctagatttgtttttgttttgtgcaataAATATTCGACTGCGGATGCATTATCAAGGTGCAATGCTCGTGCAATCAAAAACTCAGTCCCACTATCAATACCGGTAGCGTCTCTTATTTCAAACTTTGTAGGAAAATTAACCATAAGATCGTGTTGCGATGAAAATCCTCTGTTCCATTTCTCAGACTGAAGTGGAGTGTTTTCGCGGCAATTGATGTTATGCCGAGTGCAATATTCGTGGAAAAGATATTTGAACTCCAGTTCATCATTTTGCAAGTATGCAAGCAATTCCCACAACTCCCGCTCAAAATTATCTTTTATCAATTTCAAATACTGTCGATGATCTGTTATCAAATACTGTAGAACATTAACCGAACGACATTTTAATGCTAACTTGAAATGGTATTCATTAGGTTGTTTGagtttaatttcattaaaattttcaatgatAATTTTCGACATTACAGAATCCATAAAGATGTAATACTCTAAAATTGGTATACTACTGGAGAAGTCttccatcattttttttatgcgtTGATTTAGTTTTGGAtatggtttaaaataaatttccatttcttgATGCGGCTCATGAATCGGTATCTTTAAATTAAGTACCTTGTCCGATCCTAAATTCTTTACTAATTGCGTGAAAATCGTTTCAAAGTTCGGTTTGTAGTTTATTTCTACG from Anopheles coustani chromosome 3, idAnoCousDA_361_x.2, whole genome shotgun sequence harbors:
- the LOC131268665 gene encoding WD repeat-containing protein 35-like — encoded protein: MISCGKQHSHQPGKALQASNLSMKQTLEGHKSSIQVVTWNESQQKLTSSDKDGVIMVWMLYKGSWYEEMTNDRKKSTVKGMAWTSDGQKICIVYEDGTVIVGSVDGNRIWGKELKNVSLTGVQWSPDGRLLLFSIKNGEVHLYDNQGIFVMKLHVQCVYLTPSKSITVVGLCWFHKGTSPSRPVLTICYENGRMQLMRHENDDTPVVVDTGVQAISCMWNHDGTILADCGIKSNLSSDKDSSQVLFYTPFGVHIRTLKIPGKEITSLSWEGKSLRIALSVDSFIYFANIRPDYSWCYFNRTVCYQEAGGGAGGDDTDSVTFWDTNSNQCYAKQIEPMMSMASSADHCVIAVETRMTGKEFSVVSEGKGKDLMYQLLICNSISTTVDSKYIDIRPEFVTMNTTHVIVASKDHFLLWHYHTPKGASTLHANLKTRRDRRYHIDDTPALEVLNDLDSKTAHEIPPRVDPSQDPICCLASSENLLLIGRESGLIHEYTLPHLVLRNRHYLQTRSYKLAINCFSTRAAMIDCNGVLTTLTLRDDTSNELEQSSGHIERKDVWAICWAKDNPQLLAIMEKTRMYILRGADPEEPITCSGYICHFEELEITGVLLDDIIKGGATPNVKEHLVQLRVKSLRDTEDLLAHVGIAEAKQFIEDNPHPRLWRLLAEASLKKLDLETAEAAFVRCSNYPGIQLIKRLRTIQLEALQRAEIGAFFGEFDEAEKLYMDVDRRDCAVRLRQTLCDWFRTVQLYRLGPGTSDQQMENAWREIGHHYMNMRAWDSAKEYYEKAHHIEGLMDALYGLEQYDELVGCMHKLPEKSPQLAKLGQMLATVGMCEQAVAAYLKLGDVKSAVSSCIGLRQWGLAVELAQKYKMPQINTLLSKHAAQLLQEGKLPEAIELQRKAGRYLDSARLLLKMAEAEVEKKSDYVRIKQLYVLSGLLAEEYIEKQMALQAGGPSRAAVLAQLNPDDAVLIEQIWHHAEAYHYMLLAQRQLRSGLLHSAVISALRLREYEDVLDVEVLYALLALASCADRSFGTCSKAFIKLEAIETISEGRRLQYEELAISIFSRYDPKDNKVKHVSCYTCETPVADCSTLCPSCGNRFPPCIASGQPLTNPTGAWQCSGCYHVAHPLEMTSRKTCPLCHLWLIAPAKGAVEI